The proteins below are encoded in one region of Knoellia sp. S7-12:
- the upp gene encoding uracil phosphoribosyltransferase encodes MRVHVADHPLIAHKLTYLRDKRTDSPTFRRLAEELMTLLAYEATRDVRVEPFEIETPVAPTTGIKLSNPKPLIVPILRAGLGMLEGMVRLLPSAEVGFLGMQRNEETLEAITYANRLPDDLSGRQVYVLDPMLATGGSMIDAIKFLLERGADDITAVTLLAAPEGIAALEQSLAQVDVPVQLVTGSIDEKLNELGYIVPGLGDAGDRLYGVV; translated from the coding sequence ATGCGCGTTCACGTTGCCGACCATCCGCTCATTGCCCACAAACTGACCTACCTGCGGGACAAGCGGACGGACTCCCCCACCTTCCGCCGGTTGGCCGAGGAGCTCATGACGCTGCTCGCCTATGAGGCGACGCGTGACGTGCGGGTCGAGCCGTTCGAGATCGAGACTCCGGTGGCACCGACGACGGGCATCAAGCTCTCCAACCCCAAGCCGCTCATCGTGCCGATCCTGCGTGCCGGGCTCGGCATGCTCGAGGGCATGGTGCGCCTGCTGCCGAGTGCCGAGGTCGGGTTCCTCGGCATGCAGCGCAATGAGGAGACGCTCGAGGCGATCACCTATGCGAACCGTCTGCCCGATGACCTGTCCGGCCGTCAGGTCTATGTCCTGGACCCGATGCTCGCGACCGGCGGCTCGATGATCGACGCCATCAAGTTCCTCCTGGAGCGCGGCGCCGACGACATCACCGCGGTCACCCTGCTTGCGGCACCCGAGGGCATCGCGGCCTTGGAGCAGTCGTTGGCGCAGGTGGACGTGCCCGTTCAGCTCGTCACCGGGTCGATCGACGAGAAGCTCAATGAGCTCGGCTACATCGTGCCGGGACTGGGCGACGCGGGC
- the tadA gene encoding tRNA adenosine(34) deaminase TadA, producing MRRALALAARAGTDGDVPVGAVVLDPQGAVIGEGWNLREVDADPTAHAEVVALRAAARHTGSWRLEDCTLVVTLEPCPMCAGAAMLARISRIVLGAWDPKLGATGSVWDVVRDRRATHRIEVVGGVLEDEASRLLLDFFGERR from the coding sequence ATGCGTCGCGCTCTCGCTCTTGCCGCCCGCGCGGGGACCGATGGTGACGTGCCGGTCGGGGCTGTCGTCCTCGACCCGCAGGGCGCCGTCATCGGCGAGGGCTGGAACCTGCGCGAGGTCGACGCAGACCCCACCGCGCACGCCGAAGTCGTGGCACTCAGGGCGGCCGCACGGCATACGGGATCGTGGAGGCTTGAGGACTGCACGCTCGTCGTGACGCTCGAACCCTGCCCGATGTGCGCTGGCGCAGCGATGCTCGCGCGCATCTCGCGCATCGTCCTCGGTGCCTGGGACCCCAAGCTCGGCGCGACCGGGTCCGTCTGGGACGTCGTCCGGGACCGCCGCGCCACGCACCGGATCGAGGTCGTCGGGGGAGTCCTCGAGGACGAGGCATCCCGGCTGCTGCTCGACTTCTTCGGGGAGCGCCGGTGA
- a CDS encoding DedA family protein — protein MIEFLESLLDQDPWIILTVAGVIVFCECALLIGMVMPGETVAVLAGAAAALGRTSLVAVLIVVVAAAVIGDNVGYAVGRRVGPRLHRRVTNPGHRKRLSGAEARLRLRGGPAVFLGRWTPFVRSVMPSLAGISGMPYGKFLAWDLLGAGSWAIGSVLAGFAAGKSYEQVVTWFGTVGAALLGAVVVGALVTWLWRRRTGTRAPASESVDV, from the coding sequence GTGATCGAGTTCCTCGAGTCGTTGCTCGACCAGGACCCGTGGATCATCCTCACGGTCGCCGGTGTGATCGTCTTTTGCGAGTGCGCGCTCCTCATCGGCATGGTGATGCCCGGTGAGACTGTGGCCGTGCTCGCCGGCGCCGCGGCGGCGCTCGGCCGCACCTCTCTCGTCGCCGTGCTCATCGTCGTGGTTGCTGCCGCGGTCATCGGGGACAACGTCGGGTATGCCGTGGGCCGTCGGGTCGGTCCTCGCCTGCACCGCCGTGTGACGAACCCCGGACATCGCAAGCGTTTGTCGGGCGCCGAGGCACGGCTCCGGTTGCGCGGTGGGCCGGCCGTGTTCCTGGGTCGGTGGACACCGTTCGTCCGTTCGGTCATGCCGTCGCTCGCCGGGATCTCGGGTATGCCGTACGGCAAGTTCCTCGCGTGGGATCTGTTGGGTGCGGGGTCGTGGGCGATCGGCAGCGTGCTCGCGGGTTTTGCCGCCGGCAAGTCCTATGAACAGGTCGTCACGTGGTTCGGCACGGTGGGGGCGGCGCTGCTCGGCGCCGTGGTGGTGGGGGCACTGGTGACCTGGTTGTGGCGTCGTCGCACCGGGACCCGCGCGCCCGCGTCCGAGTCCGTGGACGTGTGA
- a CDS encoding cation diffusion facilitator family transporter, with translation MSGHSHSHSPSGGSAGATHRWRLQVAFGLIASFFVVELVAAVSSGSLALLSDAGHMAADVVALGAALVATRIAGRPDKSGRRTFGSYRAEVFASGLAVLLMLGVAAYIVIGAMERFGEQVTVETGPMLVVGTLGLIVNLIALTLLRGGAGESLNVKGAYLEVVADTLGSVGVIAAAVLVSFTGNPLWDTAIALAIAALVAVRAVMLGREVLAVLGQHAPGDMDPDDVARTLAGVPGVTDVHDLHVWTLTSGMNVATAHLVVRAATDPHAVLDRARQVMRSDYGVEHATLQVEPDTHTGCQEITW, from the coding sequence ATGAGCGGGCACTCGCACTCGCACTCCCCGTCCGGAGGCAGCGCTGGCGCGACGCATCGCTGGCGACTGCAAGTCGCCTTCGGTCTCATCGCCTCGTTCTTCGTCGTCGAGCTCGTCGCGGCTGTCTCCTCGGGTTCACTCGCTCTCCTCAGCGACGCCGGCCACATGGCCGCCGACGTCGTGGCTCTCGGTGCGGCGCTCGTCGCCACTCGGATCGCCGGTCGGCCCGACAAGAGCGGCCGTCGCACCTTCGGGTCCTACCGTGCGGAAGTCTTTGCGTCGGGACTTGCCGTGCTCCTCATGCTGGGCGTCGCGGCATACATCGTCATCGGTGCCATGGAACGGTTCGGTGAGCAGGTCACCGTCGAGACGGGACCGATGCTCGTCGTCGGGACCCTCGGCCTCATCGTCAACCTCATCGCCCTCACGCTGCTCCGGGGCGGAGCCGGGGAGTCGCTCAACGTCAAGGGCGCCTACCTCGAAGTCGTCGCCGACACCCTCGGTTCGGTCGGCGTCATCGCGGCCGCCGTCCTCGTCTCCTTCACCGGGAATCCATTGTGGGACACCGCGATCGCACTGGCGATTGCTGCCTTAGTCGCGGTGCGAGCGGTCATGCTCGGGCGCGAGGTCCTCGCGGTCCTGGGCCAGCACGCGCCCGGCGACATGGACCCTGATGATGTCGCCCGCACTCTCGCCGGCGTTCCCGGCGTCACCGACGTCCACGACCTGCACGTGTGGACGCTGACTTCTGGCATGAACGTCGCCACTGCCCACCTCGTTGTCCGCGCGGCCACCGACCCGCACGCCGTCCTCGACCGCGCCCGCCAGGTGATGCGCAGTGACTACGGCGTCGAGCACGCCACCTTGCAGGTCGAACCGGACACCCACACCGGCTGTCAGGAGATCACGTGGTGA
- a CDS encoding cation transporter: MTQAIQFTQTGARRATLIRRARLLAGATVAYNVVEGVIAIAAGRSANSSALISFGLDSCVEVASGLIVLWQFRHVLPETRERQAQHLMAGAFFILAAYVSVDAVRVLLGSHEAEASLVGVGLAGLSLLVMPFLSRAQRTTGRALGSGTVVSDSKQTMLCTYLSAVLLVGLLANALLGWWWADPLAGLAIAAVAVREGLESWRGDACCGPAMPSASTDMSTDICDDGCCTPDAGR, encoded by the coding sequence ATGACCCAAGCCATCCAGTTCACCCAGACCGGTGCTCGACGAGCCACCCTCATCCGTCGAGCCCGGTTGCTCGCCGGCGCAACAGTCGCCTACAACGTCGTCGAAGGCGTCATCGCCATCGCGGCCGGTCGGTCGGCGAACTCGTCGGCCCTCATCAGCTTCGGCCTGGACTCGTGCGTCGAAGTGGCCTCCGGGCTGATCGTCCTCTGGCAGTTCCGACACGTCCTGCCCGAAACCCGCGAGCGCCAGGCGCAGCACCTCATGGCCGGAGCGTTCTTCATCCTCGCCGCCTACGTCTCGGTGGACGCCGTGCGAGTGCTCCTGGGCTCGCACGAGGCGGAAGCCTCTCTCGTGGGCGTGGGGCTTGCGGGGTTGTCGTTGCTCGTCATGCCCTTCCTCTCTCGCGCCCAGCGCACCACCGGGCGCGCGCTCGGCTCGGGCACGGTCGTGTCCGACTCGAAGCAGACGATGCTCTGCACCTACCTGTCCGCGGTCCTCCTCGTGGGACTGCTCGCCAACGCGCTCCTCGGCTGGTGGTGGGCCGACCCCCTCGCCGGCCTGGCCATCGCGGCTGTCGCCGTGCGCGAGGGACTCGAGTCCTGGCGAGGCGACGCGTGTTGTGGCCCGGCCATGCCCAGCGCCAGCACCGACATGAGTACAGACATCTGTGACGACGGGTGCTGCACCCCGGATGCGGGCCGATGA
- a CDS encoding metalloregulator ArsR/SmtB family transcription factor, with product MTMMTRDRPPASAAAHDGLEAAAARTAACLFRGMSDPGRVRILQHLLLGEHRVVELTAHLGLAQSTVSKHLACLRDCGLVTSRAVGRSSAYSVTHPELVTRIFAATEDLLAATGDAVTLCRTSGLEAS from the coding sequence ATGACGATGATGACTCGGGACCGCCCACCTGCCTCCGCGGCGGCCCACGACGGGCTCGAAGCCGCGGCCGCGCGCACCGCCGCATGCCTGTTCCGCGGGATGAGCGACCCGGGGCGGGTGCGCATCCTTCAGCACCTGCTCCTTGGCGAACACCGCGTGGTTGAGCTGACGGCGCACCTGGGTCTCGCGCAGTCGACGGTCTCGAAGCACCTCGCCTGCCTGCGCGACTGCGGGCTGGTCACCTCGCGCGCCGTGGGCCGGTCCTCGGCGTACTCCGTCACCCATCCTGAGCTCGTGACCCGCATCTTCGCCGCGACCGAGGACCTCTTGGCCGCGACCGGCGATGCCGTGACGCTCTGTCGCACGTCCGGGCTCGAGGCCTCATGA
- a CDS encoding alpha-amylase family protein, producing MRITDTSDQWWKSAVIYCLDVETFYDSDGDGIGDLQGLAERLDYLAELGVTCLWLMPFYPSPQRDDGYDVMDFYSVDPRVGTAGDLVEVIRTAHDRGMRVIADLLVNHTSDQHPWFKESRRSKDSPKRDWYVWRADAPPDTSDQVVFPDKEDGIWALDDRTGEWYLHHFYSHQPDLNVANPDVQDEIARVAGYWLELGFDGFRVDAVPFFVQDVDTVPKQRSSTKKAAPNAGSAQPSGSTDIESVVHPHSLLKNLRAFLNRRNGSAIMLGEVNLPHKEQREYFGGDAGDELHMMFDFIGMQKLYLSLAREDARPLAKALRDRPSIHPSCQWATFVRNHDELTLDKLTDKEREEVFAAFGPEPEMQIYERGLKRRLPPMLDGDPRRVRMAYSLLFSLPGTPTLFYGEEIGMGEDLAGEGRMAVRTPMQWSDGPTGGFSKAPPRKLVRRLAPDGYAPEHVNVTAQRTDPDSLWTFMRHLLQTYRACPELGWGEFSVLPQPNKQVLAHQCSTGEAAVIAVHNFGSDPVTVSLDLTLGEGHADVTLTDLLSGGEVTPEEGSLEVALDGYGYRWLRIRPSGDLRIP from the coding sequence ATGCGCATCACCGACACCAGCGACCAGTGGTGGAAGTCCGCCGTCATCTACTGCCTCGACGTCGAGACGTTCTATGACTCCGACGGCGACGGGATCGGCGACCTCCAGGGGCTCGCCGAACGTCTCGACTACCTCGCTGAGCTGGGTGTGACCTGCCTCTGGCTCATGCCCTTCTATCCGAGCCCTCAGCGCGACGACGGCTACGACGTCATGGACTTCTACTCGGTCGACCCCCGGGTCGGCACGGCTGGCGACCTCGTCGAGGTCATCCGCACGGCGCATGACCGGGGCATGCGGGTCATCGCCGACCTCCTGGTCAACCACACCTCCGACCAGCACCCGTGGTTCAAGGAGTCCCGCCGCAGCAAGGACTCCCCCAAACGCGACTGGTACGTCTGGCGCGCCGACGCACCACCGGACACGAGCGACCAGGTCGTCTTCCCCGACAAGGAAGACGGAATCTGGGCCCTCGACGACAGGACCGGGGAGTGGTACCTCCACCACTTCTACTCCCACCAGCCCGACCTCAACGTCGCCAACCCGGATGTGCAGGACGAAATCGCCCGTGTCGCCGGCTACTGGCTCGAACTGGGCTTCGACGGATTCCGTGTCGACGCCGTGCCGTTCTTCGTCCAGGACGTCGACACCGTGCCCAAGCAGAGGTCCTCCACAAAGAAGGCCGCGCCGAACGCCGGCTCTGCGCAGCCCAGCGGCTCGACCGACATCGAGTCCGTCGTGCATCCGCACTCGCTGCTCAAGAACCTGCGCGCCTTCCTCAACCGGCGCAACGGCTCGGCGATCATGCTGGGCGAGGTCAACCTGCCGCACAAGGAGCAGCGCGAGTACTTCGGTGGCGACGCCGGCGACGAGCTGCACATGATGTTCGACTTCATCGGGATGCAGAAGCTCTATCTCTCGTTGGCACGTGAGGACGCGCGCCCCCTTGCCAAGGCCCTGCGCGACCGCCCCTCCATCCACCCGAGCTGCCAGTGGGCGACGTTCGTGCGCAACCACGACGAGCTCACCCTCGACAAGCTCACGGACAAGGAACGCGAGGAGGTCTTCGCAGCGTTCGGGCCGGAGCCCGAGATGCAGATCTATGAGCGGGGACTCAAGCGCCGTCTGCCGCCGATGCTCGACGGCGACCCCCGCCGAGTCCGGATGGCCTACAGCCTCCTCTTCTCCCTGCCGGGCACACCGACCCTCTTCTACGGTGAGGAGATCGGGATGGGCGAGGACCTGGCCGGTGAGGGTCGGATGGCGGTCCGGACCCCGATGCAGTGGTCCGACGGGCCGACCGGTGGTTTCTCCAAGGCGCCGCCGCGCAAGCTGGTGCGCAGGCTCGCTCCTGACGGCTACGCCCCGGAACACGTCAACGTCACGGCACAGCGCACGGACCCGGACTCCCTGTGGACCTTCATGCGCCACCTCTTGCAGACCTACCGCGCGTGTCCGGAGCTGGGCTGGGGCGAGTTCTCGGTCCTGCCGCAGCCGAACAAGCAGGTCCTCGCCCACCAGTGCTCGACCGGCGAGGCAGCCGTCATCGCGGTGCACAACTTCGGGTCCGATCCGGTCACTGTCTCTCTGGACCTGACCCTCGGAGAGGGCCATGCCGACGTGACACTGACCGACCTGCTGTCCGGCGGTGAGGTCACGCCGGAGGAGGGCTCCCTCGAGGTCGCCCTCGATGGCTACGGCTACCGCTGGCTGAGGATCCGGCCTTCTGGTGACCTGCGCATCCCGTGA
- a CDS encoding TIGR03885 family FMN-dependent LLM class oxidoreductase produces the protein MTRIGFHASHEQISPAALLHDVQHAEKAGFAMAMCSDHFSPWSARQGHSGYTWSWLGAALATTNLTMGCVSAPGQRYHPAVAAQKIATLSQMFEGRFWVALGSGEASNEHITGETWPRKEVRDQRLDECVDVIRRLLAGEVVSHDGLVTVDRARLWDLPEQQPKLLAPVVSTQSAARVASWADGLITVLQPIDDLRRVIDSYRDAGGRGDLALQLHLSWASSEDEAESIAHDQWRSNVFGAPVSWDTETAEAFDLVSDKVTVEQVRESVRVSSDLGRHREWIHELAELGFDDIYLHHVGQEQRAFIDAFGSEVLPGLAASHDRQA, from the coding sequence ATGACTCGGATCGGCTTCCACGCATCGCACGAGCAGATCAGCCCTGCCGCGCTGCTTCACGACGTCCAGCACGCCGAGAAGGCTGGCTTCGCGATGGCCATGTGCTCGGATCACTTCTCTCCGTGGAGTGCCCGGCAGGGCCACAGCGGATACACGTGGTCCTGGTTGGGCGCCGCTCTCGCGACGACGAACCTCACGATGGGGTGCGTCAGCGCCCCCGGCCAGCGCTACCACCCGGCCGTGGCGGCGCAGAAGATCGCGACCCTGTCCCAGATGTTCGAGGGTCGCTTCTGGGTGGCACTCGGCAGCGGAGAGGCGAGCAACGAGCACATCACCGGCGAGACCTGGCCACGCAAGGAAGTGCGCGACCAACGGCTCGACGAATGTGTCGACGTCATCCGCCGACTGCTCGCCGGCGAGGTGGTGAGCCACGACGGGCTCGTGACAGTGGACCGGGCCCGCCTGTGGGACCTCCCCGAGCAGCAACCGAAGCTGCTCGCTCCCGTGGTCTCGACGCAGAGCGCGGCGCGGGTCGCCTCGTGGGCCGATGGACTCATCACCGTCCTCCAACCCATCGACGACCTGCGCCGGGTCATCGACTCCTACCGCGATGCCGGCGGTCGCGGCGACCTCGCCCTCCAGCTGCACCTGTCATGGGCATCCAGCGAGGACGAAGCCGAGTCCATCGCGCACGACCAGTGGCGCAGTAACGTCTTCGGGGCGCCGGTGTCCTGGGACACCGAGACGGCGGAGGCCTTCGACCTCGTGAGCGACAAGGTCACCGTCGAACAGGTTCGGGAGTCCGTGCGGGTCTCGTCCGACCTCGGCCGCCACCGTGAGTGGATCCACGAGCTCGCGGAACTCGGCTTCGACGACATCTACCTCCACCACGTCGGCCAGGAGCAGCGGGCCTTCATCGACGCCTTCGGCAGCGAGGTCCTCCCGGGGCTGGCTGCATCACACGACCGACAAGCCTGA
- a CDS encoding 1-aminocyclopropane-1-carboxylate deaminase, with product MSITDFERYPLTFGPSPVHRLDRLSAHLGGAQVWAKREDCNSGLAFGGNKTRKLEYIVPDVLASGADTLVSIGGYQSNHTRQVAAVGAKLGLKVRLVQERWVDWEDPGNDKVGNILLSRIMGADTRLNPSGFDIGIRESWQEAIDDVERSGGKPYPIPAGASEHRLGGLGFANWAYELTAQEEQLGVLFDTIVVCTVTGSTHAGMIAGFAALEDAGGRPRRVLGIDASATLEKTHAQVARIARHTAELIDLGRDLRDEEITVLEGWAGDEYGVPVDSTIEAIRLAGSLEGMITDPVYEGKSMAGLIDLVTSGQIAKDSTVLYAHLGGQPALNAYAGAFE from the coding sequence ATGTCGATCACGGACTTCGAGCGATACCCCCTGACCTTCGGCCCCAGCCCGGTGCACCGGTTGGACCGCCTGAGCGCCCACCTCGGTGGTGCGCAGGTGTGGGCCAAGCGTGAGGACTGCAACTCCGGCCTGGCGTTCGGCGGCAACAAGACCCGCAAGCTCGAGTACATCGTCCCGGACGTGCTCGCCTCGGGTGCCGACACGCTGGTGTCGATCGGTGGCTACCAGTCGAACCACACACGGCAGGTCGCCGCAGTCGGAGCCAAGCTCGGCCTCAAGGTGCGGCTCGTCCAGGAGCGCTGGGTGGACTGGGAGGACCCGGGCAACGACAAGGTCGGCAACATCCTGCTGTCCCGGATCATGGGTGCCGACACCCGGCTCAATCCCTCAGGCTTCGACATCGGCATCCGCGAGTCCTGGCAGGAGGCCATCGACGACGTCGAGCGCAGCGGCGGCAAGCCCTACCCGATCCCGGCCGGCGCCTCGGAGCACCGGTTGGGAGGTCTCGGCTTCGCGAACTGGGCCTACGAGCTGACCGCACAGGAGGAACAGCTCGGTGTCTTGTTCGACACCATCGTCGTCTGCACCGTCACCGGTTCGACCCACGCCGGCATGATCGCGGGCTTCGCCGCCCTGGAGGACGCGGGCGGCCGACCCCGACGCGTGCTCGGAATCGATGCCTCGGCGACGCTCGAGAAGACGCACGCCCAGGTCGCCAGGATCGCTCGCCACACCGCCGAACTCATCGACCTCGGCCGCGACCTGCGCGACGAGGAGATCACCGTTCTGGAGGGGTGGGCCGGCGACGAGTACGGCGTGCCGGTGGACTCGACCATCGAGGCCATCCGATTGGCGGGCAGCCTGGAGGGGATGATCACCGATCCGGTCTACGAAGGGAAGTCCATGGCCGGACTCATCGACCTGGTCACCTCCGGGCAGATCGCGAAGGACTCCACGGTGCTGTACGCCCACCTCGGCGGCCAGCCTGCGCTCAACGCGTATGCCGGGGCGTTCGAGTGA
- a CDS encoding GntR family transcriptional regulator, producing MPIPTSERVLPRSLLRDDAYLALRTGIIDGTFAPGERLNDADLGRWLGVSRTPIREAIGRLERAGLVQSKPGSYTRVSPLDVREARASQAVAAALHELAVREAVPNLSATDIRAMREANRRFTEALDARNAEAALGADDDFHAVAVAASANPVAATVLEQVTPVLRRLERIRFARLDGRGSIALHEQIIALCEAGDADAAGRAARENWQTLLPLVDLVDEDTDSQAG from the coding sequence ATGCCGATTCCTACATCCGAACGCGTACTGCCCCGCTCCCTCCTGCGCGACGACGCCTACCTTGCGCTCCGGACAGGGATCATCGACGGCACCTTCGCGCCGGGTGAGCGCCTCAACGACGCCGACCTCGGCCGCTGGCTCGGGGTGAGCAGGACGCCGATCCGCGAGGCCATCGGCCGGCTCGAGCGCGCCGGGCTGGTCCAGTCCAAGCCCGGGAGCTACACGCGCGTCAGCCCGCTCGACGTGCGCGAGGCCCGGGCCTCGCAAGCCGTGGCCGCCGCGCTCCACGAGCTGGCGGTGCGTGAGGCGGTCCCGAACCTGTCCGCGACCGACATCCGCGCCATGCGTGAGGCCAACCGTCGCTTCACCGAGGCCCTCGATGCTCGCAACGCCGAAGCCGCCCTGGGCGCTGACGACGACTTCCACGCCGTCGCAGTCGCCGCGAGCGCCAACCCGGTTGCGGCCACCGTCCTGGAACAGGTCACCCCCGTGCTCCGGCGGCTCGAACGGATTCGCTTTGCCCGCCTCGACGGTCGGGGCTCGATCGCCCTGCACGAGCAGATCATCGCGCTGTGCGAGGCGGGCGACGCCGACGCCGCGGGGCGCGCCGCGCGTGAGAACTGGCAGACCTTGCTCCCGCTCGTCGACCTGGTTGACGAGGACACCGACAGCCAGGCCGGCTGA
- a CDS encoding DUF305 domain-containing protein yields MTDAPTQDLTTSPRSRGEVVGLSVLLAVASLLVGLVLGWALFGRSGFPLDGSAEAGFSRDMQTHHGQAVQMSLLIVERTEDPALQTLAEDILTSQQGQAGRMSGWLQVWGLSPTGSQPPMTWMGSDHHGATSASGESVPMPGMASEADLDKLTAARGAAADKIFLTLMIAHHKGGVEMADAVLSRSNRDEVVTLARSMKLAQTSEITVMQDLLAAIP; encoded by the coding sequence GTGACCGACGCTCCAACGCAGGACCTGACGACCTCTCCTCGCTCGCGGGGCGAGGTCGTTGGTCTGTCGGTTCTCCTCGCGGTCGCCTCGCTCCTCGTGGGACTCGTCCTCGGGTGGGCGCTGTTCGGTCGGAGCGGGTTCCCGTTGGACGGCTCGGCCGAGGCGGGCTTCTCCCGCGACATGCAGACCCACCACGGGCAGGCCGTCCAGATGTCGTTGCTCATCGTCGAGCGGACCGAGGACCCGGCCCTACAAACCCTGGCCGAAGACATCCTGACGAGCCAGCAGGGTCAGGCCGGCCGGATGTCGGGCTGGCTGCAGGTGTGGGGGCTCTCCCCCACCGGCTCGCAGCCGCCGATGACGTGGATGGGATCGGACCACCACGGCGCGACCTCGGCATCAGGTGAATCCGTGCCGATGCCGGGCATGGCGTCGGAGGCGGACCTGGACAAACTCACGGCTGCGCGCGGTGCTGCCGCTGACAAGATCTTCCTGACCCTGATGATCGCCCACCACAAGGGCGGGGTGGAGATGGCCGATGCCGTTCTCTCGCGCTCGAATCGCGACGAAGTGGTCACGTTGGCCCGCTCGATGAAGCTGGCCCAGACGTCCGAGATCACCGTGATGCAGGACTTGCTCGCCGCCATCCCCTGA
- a CDS encoding DUF3105 domain-containing protein codes for MAPSGSGSKKARANSRNASDRVAQMRKEQEKKDRRRLLAIWGAAGVTVAIIVGAVTFAIIQGNANKPDLAAVKSFKYDAGAHTQDPVAYKESPPVGGEHNPVWLNCGVYDTPVPKENAVHSMEHGAVWITYQPDLAPADVDKLKDLTPDTYAVLSPYEGLTSPVVISAWGKQLALTGVNDNRLEAFIKEYRQGPQTPEPNALCTGGTDGTDENATPQTPAGATPSTSPSASVSPSTSATPSATPSPSSS; via the coding sequence GTGGCCCCGTCCGGCAGTGGCAGCAAGAAGGCGCGCGCCAACTCGCGCAACGCCTCCGACCGCGTTGCGCAGATGCGCAAGGAGCAGGAGAAGAAAGACCGTCGTCGGCTCCTCGCCATCTGGGGAGCTGCTGGGGTGACCGTCGCGATCATCGTCGGTGCGGTGACCTTCGCGATCATCCAGGGCAACGCCAACAAGCCGGATCTGGCAGCCGTGAAGTCCTTCAAGTACGACGCGGGCGCCCACACGCAGGACCCGGTGGCCTACAAGGAGTCCCCGCCCGTGGGTGGCGAGCACAACCCGGTGTGGCTCAACTGTGGTGTCTATGACACGCCGGTGCCCAAGGAGAACGCCGTCCACTCCATGGAGCACGGCGCCGTGTGGATCACCTACCAGCCCGACCTGGCCCCGGCCGACGTCGACAAGCTCAAGGACCTCACGCCCGACACGTATGCCGTGCTGTCCCCCTACGAAGGCCTCACGTCACCGGTCGTCATCTCGGCATGGGGCAAGCAGCTCGCCCTCACCGGTGTGAATGACAACCGGCTCGAGGCATTCATCAAGGAGTACCGCCAGGGTCCGCAGACGCCGGAGCCCAACGCGCTGTGCACCGGTGGCACGGATGGCACCGACGAGAACGCCACCCCGCAGACTCCTGCCGGTGCAACGCCGAGCACCTCGCCCTCGGCCTCCGTCTCGCCGTCCACGTCGGCAACGCCGTCCGCCACACCCTCACCGTCGTCGTCGTGA